In Nostoc piscinale CENA21, the genomic stretch TGGAGGTTGAAGTCGTTGACATATTGCGACCCCAAGGCAGTTTGTAGGGTAGTAAAGATATCATCTACGTTAACTTGCAGGGCGTTGGCTTTGTTTCGGTCTACTTCTACAAGTAGCTGGGGTGTATTGGCGGCAAAAGTGGTGAATACAGCTTTTAGTCCGGGGGTTTGATTGGCACGACCCAGCAATTGACCCATTGTTTGCACTAGGTTATCTAAGCCGCCGTTACCTCTGCGGTCTTGGAGTTGAAAGGTAAAACCACCAAAGTTACCCAAACCTTGAATTGCTGGTGGGTTCACTGCAAAGACTCTGGCTTCGGGAATGGCGAAAAACTTACCTTGTAGTTTACCGATGAGGGCTTGGACTGTCTGATCTGGTCGTTCCCGCTCTCCCCAAGGTTTGAGGGTAGTAAAGATAATACCACTGTTGGCAGTACTTCCACTGAAACCAAAACCGCCAACTGCAAAAGTTCCCACGATTTCGGGAAGTTGCAAGATTTCTTTTTCAACTTTGGACATAACATCGCTGGTGTATTGCAGCGATACTCCTTGTGGCCCTTGAATAATGGTGATGAAGTAACCTTGGTCTTCGTCGGGAAGGAAGGCTGTCGGGACGCTGGTATACAACCAAGCAGTTAATCCCAAAGAAACAATAAATAGACCAATAACTACACTTTTAATGCGTGAGAGAAAACCAAGCGATCGCTGATATCCTTGTCTTACCCACTCCAAAAATCTGTTAATATGTCCAAAAATCCAGCCAAGCCAACCAGTAGGTTTTTGTCCTTGGCGTAGTAGCAAAGCACACAACGAAGGTGTTAACGTCAGAGCGATAAACGTAGAAATAGCAATGGAAAAGGCAATTGTCAGCGCAAATTGCTGGTATAGTGCGCCTGTCGTTCCCGGAAAAAACGCTACCGGGACAAACACCGCCATCAATACCAAGGAAGTCGCAATTACAGCACCAAACAACTCCGCCATCGATTCACTAGCGGCGCGGCGGGGATTGATGCCTTTATCTTGAATAAATCGGCTAATTTGCTCCACTACAACGATCGCATCATCTACCACCATCCCTGTTCCAAGAGTCAAACCAAATAAGGTCAAACTATTAATCGAAAAATTAAAAGCTTTAACAAAAGCAAATGTCCCCACTAAAGAAAAGGGAATCGTTAGTGCCGGAATCAGTGTAGTTCGCCAGTTTTGTAAAAACAAGAAAATCACAATCACAACCAGCACTACGGCTTCAAACAGAGACTTAACTACTTCTGCTAACGACTCTTCGACAAATATAGTTGTGTCAAAAGCGACTTCATATTTTATCCCTGGTGGAAAACTCGGAGCCAATTCCGCCATTGCAGCTTTCACACCCTTGGCTACATCCAAGGCGTTACTCCCAGGCACCTGATTGATACCCAAGCCAACAGCATCTTTACCCCGATATCGCAGAAATGTGTTGTAATTTTCTGCCCCTAGTTCGGCACGACCAACATCTTTAAGTTTGACTAAAGTGCCATCATCTTCTGTTTTCAGAACAATTTCTTCAAATTCTGAGGGTTCTGTAAGTCTGCTGGCAGCACGCACATCAATTTGATATTGTTGTCCCTTGGGTGCAGGTTCTTGACCAATTCTGCCTGCACCAACTTGCAAGTTTTGTTGTGCCAGTGCTGTGGTAACGTCATCTGTTGTTAGTCCGCGTGTCGCTAACCGATTGGGATCTAACCACAGGCGCATAGCATAACGGCGTTCACCAAAAATTCTGACCTCTCCAA encodes the following:
- a CDS encoding efflux RND transporter permease subunit, with translation MFVDFFIKRPVFATVCAVIILLVGLISIPTLPIARFPDISPTQINVTANYSGASAEVVESGITNLLERQINGVEGLKYMTSSSSNDGTSNITITFDASRNKDLAAVDVQNRVSIAEAQLPDVVQRTGVRVSKQSSNILLGIGLYTENNEYDNTFLSNYADLYIADALKRVKGVGEVRIFGERRYAMRLWLDPNRLATRGLTTDDVTTALAQQNLQVGAGRIGQEPAPKGQQYQIDVRAASRLTEPSEFEEIVLKTEDDGTLVKLKDVGRAELGAENYNTFLRYRGKDAVGLGINQVPGSNALDVAKGVKAAMAELAPSFPPGIKYEVAFDTTIFVEESLAEVVKSLFEAVVLVVIVIFLFLQNWRTTLIPALTIPFSLVGTFAFVKAFNFSINSLTLFGLTLGTGMVVDDAIVVVEQISRFIQDKGINPRRAASESMAELFGAVIATSLVLMAVFVPVAFFPGTTGALYQQFALTIAFSIAISTFIALTLTPSLCALLLRQGQKPTGWLGWIFGHINRFLEWVRQGYQRSLGFLSRIKSVVIGLFIVSLGLTAWLYTSVPTAFLPDEDQGYFITIIQGPQGVSLQYTSDVMSKVEKEILQLPEIVGTFAVGGFGFSGSTANSGIIFTTLKPWGERERPDQTVQALIGKLQGKFFAIPEARVFAVNPPAIQGLGNFGGFTFQLQDRRGNGGLDNLVQTMGQLLGRANQTPGLKAVFTTFAANTPQLLVEVDRNKANALQVNVDDIFTTLQTALGSQYVNDFNLQQRNYRVYVQADEQFRSNPQDIGKLYVRSRRNEMIPLSNLVKITPTTGAQTINHYNLFRSIEINGAAAPGFSSGDAIQKMEQVAQQVLPPGYGYEWSGTSLEELASGGLAPLIFGLGLVFVFLVLAAQYENYIDPLIIMLSVPLAIFGALLAQSMRGFPNDVYCQIGLVMLIGLASKNAILIVEFANQLREQGLSITKAVIEASQERLRPILMTAFSTLLGIFPLAVATGAGAGSRQSLGTAVFGGMLIATFLSLFVVPVLYIVIKSLTERLIKPRQEETI